Proteins from one Ricinus communis isolate WT05 ecotype wild-type chromosome 9, ASM1957865v1, whole genome shotgun sequence genomic window:
- the LOC107261892 gene encoding kinesin-like protein NACK1 isoform X1: MDLHCTYLENSKGAVVEKLVEEITTNDQHLRHLINHAGSERASQTHADGARLREGDHINLSLITLTTVIRKLRIYPSSYRYLHVVMDSKITPKCYCQSHLSKFNKYLSDSC, translated from the exons ATGGATCTGCATTGTACTTATCTTGAGAATTCG AAAGGTGCTGTGGTCGAGAAGTTGGTAGAAGAAATAACAACCAATGATCAGCATTTGAGGCATCTTATAA ACCATGCTGGAAGTGAAAGAGCTTCACAGACACATGCAGATGGGGCGAGGCTTAGAGAAGGCGATCATATCAATCTTAGTTTGATAACTCTCACAACTGTGATAAGAAAGCTCAG AATATATCCTTCGTCATATCGATACTTGCATGTTGTAATGGATTCTAAGATAACACCTAAGTGCTACTGTCAGAGCCATCTAAGC